From a region of the Blastocatellia bacterium genome:
- a CDS encoding LLM class flavin-dependent oxidoreductase: LREDYTRPPAVSDAANMDDTLYMGELVEPLGFDSIWATEHYGSAYSMQPNPLQYLAYWAGRTTRVDMGTAVIVAPWWNPVRLAHEISMLDILLKGRRLHLGLGRGIAPHEYASLGYPMAQSHQYFYDVVQILRAADGAERFTFEGDIYKIPPTTIRPQARHKGELTRTIKAAFSSPASMRLAAQHGLGQLFVANDDLDAMTAQVRQFNTIRAAHGLPPDQPTTLVWMYCAETAAEAEEGWEYFYNQLKAAQHHYFEWNNPGYAGIPGYESYLQRQTADVGVAAAGFAARRATQPIGTPDEIIAKITTLQQALSLEMLVVHVFYGGMPRHKAEKSLRLFAKEVLPAVQAMPTPINPASLGEGGARPGGLTSQRP; encoded by the coding sequence TTGCGGGAGGACTATACCCGCCCGCCGGCAGTCTCGGACGCCGCCAACATGGATGACACCCTCTACATGGGCGAGCTCGTGGAGCCGCTCGGCTTCGATTCGATCTGGGCCACCGAACATTACGGCTCGGCCTATTCCATGCAGCCCAACCCCTTACAATACCTGGCGTACTGGGCCGGTCGCACCACCCGGGTCGACATGGGCACGGCGGTGATCGTCGCCCCGTGGTGGAATCCCGTGCGGCTGGCGCACGAGATCTCTATGCTCGACATCCTGCTCAAGGGCCGTCGTTTGCACCTGGGGCTGGGGCGCGGCATCGCGCCGCATGAGTATGCCTCGCTCGGCTACCCGATGGCGCAATCGCACCAATATTTCTACGACGTGGTGCAGATCCTCCGGGCCGCCGACGGCGCTGAGCGCTTCACGTTTGAGGGCGACATCTACAAGATTCCCCCAACCACTATCCGCCCCCAGGCGCGCCATAAAGGGGAGCTCACCCGGACGATCAAAGCGGCGTTCTCGTCCCCGGCCTCCATGCGCCTGGCCGCCCAGCATGGCCTGGGGCAGCTGTTTGTCGCCAACGACGACTTGGACGCGATGACCGCGCAAGTGCGGCAGTTCAATACCATCCGCGCCGCACACGGCCTGCCGCCGGACCAGCCCACCACCCTCGTGTGGATGTACTGCGCCGAGACCGCCGCCGAGGCCGAAGAAGGCTGGGAGTACTTCTACAACCAGCTGAAGGCCGCGCAGCATCATTACTTTGAATGGAATAACCCCGGCTATGCGGGCATCCCTGGCTATGAGTCCTACCTCCAGCGCCAGACGGCGGATGTCGGGGTCGCCGCGGCAGGCTTTGCCGCCCGGCGCGCCACCCAGCCCATCGGCACCCCGGACGAGATCATCGCCAAGATCACCACGCTGCAGCAGGCCCTCAGCCTGGAAATGCTCGTGGTGCACGTGTTCTACGGCGGCATGCCTCGGCACAAGGCCGAAAAGAGCCTGCGTCTCTTTGCCAAGGAAGTCCTCCCCGCCGTGCAGGCCATGCCTACCCCGATCAATCCCGCCTCGCTGGGTGAGGGGGGGGCGCGTCCAGGCGGGTTGACGTCGCAAAGGCCGTAG